The following proteins are encoded in a genomic region of Diabrotica virgifera virgifera chromosome 1, PGI_DIABVI_V3a:
- the LOC126885854 gene encoding histidine-rich glycoprotein-like, whose translation MKRSLVMMVLLAASLSMATGTFRKLKEFDIDHFKEKLFHPFKHHIEKIHNHFSGHSNKLPHHHEGLPHAHHELPHHHAPAIAPHHHPHKEVHHEEPLGHHVGFHGFDYGLGHGFDHGFGVGFHHDFGHDFGHGFDHDFGGFHDFSDHDHGLYDHSFHGFDPYSYGYGHIHGHDLY comes from the exons ATGAAACGTTCTTTG gttatGATGGTTTTGCTAGCAGCTAGTCTATCAATGGCAACAGGAACTTTCAGGAAATTAAAAGAATTCGACATAGACCACTTCAAGGAAAAACTTTTCCACCCATTTAAACACCACATAGAAAAAATACACAACCACTTCAGCGGCCATTCAAATAAACTGCCACACCACCATGAAGGCTTGCCTCATGCCCATCATGAGCTACCCCATCATCATGCACCAGCTATCGCACCACACCACCATCCACATAAAGAAGTGCATCATGAAGAACCTCTGGGTCACCATGTCGGGTTCCATGGTTTTGACTATGGTTTAGGACATGGGTTTGATCATGGATTTGGTGTGGGATTTCACCACGACTTTGGGCATGATTTTGGACATGGGTTTGATCACGATTTTGGAGGTTTCCATGATTTTTCTGATCATGATCACGGACTCTATGATCACAGTTTTCACGGATTTGATCCTTACAGTTATGGATATGGCCATATTCACGGACATGATTTATATTGA